The genomic stretch CGGCGTGCTCGACCGGAGCCTCGCCGAAGGGCTGCTCGGCGAATGGCGCCGGCACCTCGAACGCGCGTGATTGCGGCCGCTCTCGCGCCGAAGTTCGCGGAAGCCACCACCGCGATCGGCGCCGGGCGAGAAGATCGCGCCGCTGTCCGGCAGGCGCCGGGCGCCGGGCGCCGGGCTACGGGCGCCGGGCTACGGGCATTACCGCTCGGGCCGTTTCACGTCCACCGTCTCGGGCGCCGCTGCCAGTGCAACGGCCTCGCTGATCGCCGCGGGCAAGTACGAAACATGATTCTGGCCGGCGTAGACCTGGAGATCGACGTCGAAGCCGAGCGCGGGCGCCTGGTTCACGACCTGCGCGAAGGTGCGTGCGTTGTCGAGCATGGCCGCGTGCGTCACGCGTTCGATGCGGGCGGCCGACGCATCGGCGGCGAGTCGCTGTTCGTCACCGCCCAGGCGGATGGCGAGCGCAACGGCGGGGCGTCCGGTCGCGCGCGCGGTCGCGGCGCGTGCGTCCGCTTTCACCTGTGCCACTAGCTCAGCACCGCTCCACCACAGCGACGGACTGGCCGCCATATAGCGCGAGTACGCACCGGGGTGAGAAAGCGCATCGTGCAAGACGAGGAAGCCGCCGAGCGAATGCCCGAACAGCATCTTGCGCGCAGGCGAGCGACCGGTGCGCTGCGCGATGGCCGCTGGCAGGCGTTCGTTGAGCAGGGCCTCGAAGGCTGGCGCGCCGCCCGTCGCGAGCGGTACGCCGCGCGCGTCGCGCGGCACGCCCCAGCCGTCGGGCGAGGGCGTGGTGTAGTCGCGAAAGCGCTGTGACTCGTCGAACAACGTGTCGTTATTGGCGGCAATGGCGGCGATCATCACCGGCCCGATCACACGTTGCTGAAGGCGCGCGGCGCTCACGGCGAGCGCGAACGTCGCGTTGCCGTCGAGCAGGACCAGCAGCGGTGGCGCGGCGTCTTGCGTGGCGGCGCGACGCGTTTCGCCAGGGGCTTGCGGTGGCTCACGCGCGGCCGGCGCGGCGCGCGGGAGATACAGCCAGATCCGATAACGCAGCCCTTCCGCGCCGCTTTCGATCACGAACGATTGCGTGTCGGGCAACAACGCGCGTGGCCACGCGGCCGATGCGGGATTGTCGTCGACGACCGGCGGCACGCTCGACGCCAACGGTGCTTGCGCGTGGGCGCCAGTCGCGGCGCTCGCGGCGCAGAACGCCGCGCACGCCCCCATCGCAAGGTATCGCTTTGTCTTGAGCATGCGGGTCACCATTGATATCGCGCCGTGCCGATCACCTCGCGTCGCACGCCCCAGAAGCATTGCGTGCTGCTCGCGCAGGCGGCCACGTATTGACGGTCGAAGAGGTTCGAGGCGTTCACGGCAAAGCGCCAGTTGCGCAGGTCGTAGTGCAACGCGAGATCGACCAGCGTGTAGGAGCCCACCTTGAACGAGTCGTCGGCCGCGCCATAGCTACTGCCGATATACCGGATGCCCGCGCCCATCCCGAGGCCCTTGAGCGTGCCGCGATGCAGCGTGTAGTCGGCCCACAGCGAGGCCGTTTGCTTCGGTACCGCGGCCGGCGTGTGGCCGAGCGACGTGTCGTTGGCGCTGGCGACCCACGCGCTCGTGTAGCTGTATGCGGCGATCAGCGAGAGATCGCGCGTGACGTTGAGATGCGTTTCGACCTCCACGCCGCGACTGCGCACGGCGCCGGTTTGCACGCGATAGCTCGCGTTGTTCGGGGCGGGCGTCGAGACGTTGTTCTGATCGAGGTCGTAGAGCGAGAGCGTCGTGAAGCTCGTCGTGCCCGGCATCTGATACTTGAGCCCGACTTCGAACTGCCGTCCCGTGGAAGGCTTGAGCGGGCTGCCGCTCGCCGTCGTGCCCGACGTCACGGGCTGGAACGAGCGCGAGAAACTCGCGAACGGCGAGACGCCGTTGTCGAACGCGTAGAGCACGCCCGCGCGCCACGTGAACGCGCGATCGAACTGATAGGACGAAGTGTGTTTCACGTATTCGTTCGCGCTCGTCGAAGCGTAGTCCTCACGCGCGCCCAGCACGAACGACCATTTGCCGAGCGTCATCTGGTCCTGCGCATAGAGGCCCAGATCGTCGGTGCGCTGGCGCGTGTAGCTCGCGAGTGCGGGCATCGCGAGCGTCTGACCATAGACCGGCGCGGCGATGTCGAGCGCGGGCGCCTTGCCCGAGGCGAGACGGCGGTCCGCCATCGTCATCTGATAGTCGAGGCCCATGAGCACCGCGTGGCGCACGGCACCGGTCTGGAAGTCGGCTTGCGCCTGGGTGTCGGTCGAGAACGCGTCCAGGTGTTCGAGCGAAGCCGTCGTCAGCCGGTTCAGATAGCGATTCGCGCTGCTGGTGTAGCCGCTCGAATAGACCGTCTGGTAGTCGCTCCACATGTGCATGTAGCGCGTGTTCTGGCGCACGGTCCAGGTGTCGTTGAAGCGGTGCGTGAACGCGTAGCCGAGCGTGGTCTGCTCGCGCCGGAAATGGTCGTAGTCCGGTTCGCCGTCGTTGAAGCCCGTGCCGATCTGTCCGTTCGGGTTGTACGACACCGTGCCGTAACGGGGCAAAAAGCCGTAGTAGCCGTTGTTCGGGTCGTACTGGTAACTGGCGAGCAGCGTGAGTTCCGTGTTGGCGTCGGGGCGCAGCGTGAGCGAGGGCGCCACGTAAATGCGCTGCTCCTTCGTGCCATTGACCTGCGTGTCGTTGTCGCGCGCGAGACCGACGAAGCGATACAGCACGCGTTTGTCGGCATCGAGCGCGCCGCCCAGATCGAAGGCGCCTTCCCAGCGATCGTGCGTACCCGCGCCCAGCATCACCTCGTTGACGTGGTCCGCTTCGGGCCGCTTGCTTTCGAGCACCACCACGCCACCGGGATTCGCCTGACCGTAGAGTATCGAACTGGGACCGCGCAGAACCTCGATTCTCTGGAGTCCGTATTGTTCGATTTGCGGCACGGCGTACGAGAGCCCGCGTCCGAGATTGAGCCCGTCGAGAAAGCTCACGTACACCGCGTTGCCGCCGAAGCCGCCGAACCCGCGCATCTGCAGGCTGTCGTAGCGGTCGCCGATACCGCGCGTTTCCGGCACGATGCCAGCCGAGTAGCGCAACGCCTGCGCGACGGACTGCACGTTCTGCTCGTCCATCTGTTGACGCTCGATCACGGAAACCGACTGCGGCGTGCGCGTGAGCGGCACGTTCGACTTGAGCGCCGCGCTCGCCACGGTCGGGTCGTTCTGCTCGCTCACGAGCCGGTCGGTGACTTTCACCGCAGGCAGTTCGCGTCCCGCGCCGCCGAGGTCGGCGGGCGCCGGTTCGGGTTCGAGCAGGAAGGCGGCATTCTGGCCGCGCACGGCTCGCAGGCCGGTGCCGCGCAACAGTTCGGCGAGGGCGCTGGCGGGGTCGGCGCGACCCGAGAAGCCCGCGCTGTGCCGGCCGCTCACGAGTGCGCTTGCGTAGACGATCTGAATGCCGCTCGCTTCGGCAAATTGATTGAGTGCGCTGTCGAGCCCGGCGGGCGCGATGTGATACTCGCGCGCCGGTGTGCCCTGCGCCGTGTCCGGCGGCGTCGCCGTGGGCGCGATGGTTTGCGAATGGGCGGGCAATGCGGCGAAGAGGGCCGAAAGGGCAAAGAGGGCCGTGACCGCGGTGCAGATGGCGAGCGGCCGGAAAGAAGCGTGTGTCGACAACGAAATTCCCCGTTTTGTGAGCGATTGGGGGAATAGACGTGGGCGCGCCGAAAAACCGGATGTCGCTCGCGAAATTTTTTTGCGGCGTTATCGGTCCGCGGCGGAATCGGCTGCGGACAACAACACGATGCGGCCCGCGATCTGCGTCGACTGCAAGCGCAAGGTTTCGGCCAGCGTCGCGACCGCTTGAGCGGGGGCGTCCGTCGCGAAGTTGCCCGAGACGTGCAAGCTGGCGGCGCGCCCGCGCACATAGACGAGATGGCCGGGCCAGTAGCGATTGAGCGCCGCGACCACCTCGGCGAGCGGGGTATCGGCGAACACCATGCGGCCGCGCTGCCACGCGGTGGCGCTGAACAGATCGACATCGACGCGGCCGGGCGCGTGCGACGCGTCGCCGTACGCCACGCTTTGTCCCGCCGAAGCTTCGGTGCGGCCCGCCGGGTTGCGCACGGCCACGCGCCCCTGCGTCACGGTGACGAGCGCCGCCTCGCCGCGCGTCGTGCCGGTCACACGGTCGGCACCCTGCGTGGCAAGCAGCGGCGCCGTGCTGACCTGAAACGCCGTGCCGATATCCACGGTCTCGCCGCCGCCCGCCTGCACGACGAAGCGACGCGTATCGCCGTGTCTGACGTCGAAGGCGGCGCGCCCGCGCGCCAGCACGACGCGACGCTCGCTCGGCGAGTACCGCACGTCGATGGCCGAGTCGGCGTCGAGACGCACGACGCTGCCGTCGGCGAGCGCGAGGGTGCGCATCTCGCCGGGCCGGGTCGCGAAGTCGGGCGCGTGCAGCCAGAGCGCCGCGCCCAGGCCGCCCGCGATCAGCAGCGAAGCGAATGCCGCGCGCGGCCCGGTGAGGGCGAAGCGCCAGCGCGAAGGCCGCGATGAGTGGCGTCGCGGCTCGCGCGTATCAGCGGGAACGGAAGTGGGAGCGGGCGCGTGAGCGGGCGCGGGCGCGGCTTCGCGCAGCGCATCGGCGTTGCGCCACTGTTCGAGCGCGGCATCGAACCCGGCGCGGTGCTCGGCTGAGCGCGCGCACCACCGCAGGAGCCGGCTGTCGTCGCGCGCGGCCCTGCCCGCATCGATGCGAACGACCCACACCGCCGCTTCGGCACGAATGCGGCGCGTGCGCCTCGCGATCGCCACGGCGGCGGCTTCTGACGGAGAGAGATCGGGCATACCCGCTGAGTGAGAATCCTTAATCATGGTCCGGCACACGGGCGGCTTCGGGCGTCGGGCGATCGAACTCGCCCAGTCCGAGCAGCGCGCGCTTCAAATGCTTCTCGACCATGTTCCGGCTAATACCCAGCCGCGTAGCGATGGCTTCGTGTGACAGCCCCTGCACCTTGCGCAGGACGAACACCTCGCGGCAGCGGGGCGGCAAGGCGTTCACGGCCCGTTCCAGCGCGCGGGCCGTTTGCGCCGCTTCGGCGAAGCGGCTGGGGTCGTCCGGGTCGACGGCCAGTTCGGCGCAGGCGTCATTATCGTCGTCCGGCATGGCGATGTGCAGATGGGTCGTCGCACGGCTCTCGCGAAACCGGTCGATCAGCAGATTTTCGATCACGCGCACGAAAAACGCGCGGGGCTGCCGGACCTCGTCCGCGGGCAGCGAAGCGACCTTGACGAAAGCGTCGTGCACGAGATCCGAAGCCGCTTCCGTCGACTTCATGCGGCGCCGCGCGAACGCCAGCAACGTGCGGTAGTGCACGGCGAAGGCATGGGCGAGACTCGTGGAGGGCTGCACGGCGGGAACGTCGGAAACACGGCGCCGGGAGGGCGCGGTCTTTTCAGATGGCTTTCGATTTGGAAATGAGAATTATTATTGTTTGATCGAAATTGCGCAAGACCGATCGCGCGCGGGCGATGATACGAAGAAATTCAGGTAAAAAATACCTGATTCAAAAATATATTCAGTATGGAGGCTTCAGGCCAGTAACTATTGCGCCGTTACGCATGCGTATAGGATCAAAACTAAAAGCGCGCGGTCGGCCGGGCGTTCGCGACGGCGGGTGTCGACGCGAGGGAACAATTTCGAAAAAGAAAGGATTCACCGATGCTGTCCAGCACCTATAGCCAGGCCCTGGTCGCTTGCTCACTGCTCGTCGCGATCTTTGCGTCTTACACGGCGCTGGATATGGCCGGCCGGGTCGCCACCGCGCAGGGGCGGGAGCAGCACTGGTGGCGCATTGGCGGCGCGTGCGCCATGGGTCTCGGCATCTGGTCGATGCACTTCGTCGGCATGCTCGCGTTCAGCTTGCCGATTCCGCTCGGCTACGATCCGCTCATCACGGTGATGTCGCTGGTGATCGCGATCATCGCCTCGGCCTACGCGCTTTCGCTGGTCGGCGAGGCTTCGCTGCCGTGGCGCCGGCTGGTGGCGGGCGCGTTCCTCATGGGCCTCGCGATCGCCTCCATGCATTACACGGGGATGGCGGCCATGCGCATGTCGCCCGCGATTCAGTACGATCCGGGCCTGCTGCTGCTTTCCATCGTCATTGCCATTGCCGCGTCGGGCGCCGCGCTCTGGATCGCGTTCCAGCTGCGCCAGTATTCGACGCGCGTGCGCCGCTTGCGCGCCGGCGCGGCGCTCGTCATGGGCGTGGCGATCGTCGGCATGCACTACACCGGCATGGCGGCGGCGAGTTTCCCGATCGGCAGCGTCTGCCGGGCGGCGCGCGACGGCGTGAATACCGGCTGGCTCGCCGTGGTGATCCTGATCGTCACGCTCGCGGTGCTGGCGATCGCGCTGATCATCTCGGTGCTCGACCGGCGGCTCGAGTCGCGCACCGCCGTGCTGGCGCATTCGCTCGCGGAAGCCAACGAGGAATTGACCTACCTCGCGCTGCACGACGGGCTCACGAAGCTGCCGAACCGCATGCTGCTGCAGGACCGCCTGAAGCAGGCGATTCATTCGGCCAGCCGCGGCAACACGCGCTTCGCGCTGATGTTCATGGATCTCGACGGCTTCAAGGCGGTCAACGACGCTTACGGCCATCAAACCGGCGACCGTCTGCTCGTCGACGTCGCGCGGCGCATTGCGGAGAGCGTGCGCGGCGAAGACACCGTGGCGCGCGTGGGCGGCGACGAATTCGTGCTGGTCGCGAAGATCGGCGCGCCGGAAGACGCCGCCTCGATCGCGGAAAAGCTGACGACGGCCATCGAAGTGCCGTTTCAGCTGGCCAATTTGGAACTGCGGGTTTCGACCAGCATCGGCATTGCGATCTATCCCGGCGACGGCGCCAGCGAGCGCGAATTGCTGGCCAATGCCGACGCCGCGATGTATCACGCGAAGTCCACGGGCCGCAATTGCTATTGCTTCTTCGAACCCTCCATGAACGCCGACGTGCACGCGCAGATGCAGATCATTCAGGATCTGCGGCTGGCCATGGAACGCCGCGAACTCGTGCTGCACTATCAGCCGAAATTCGACGCGCCCGCAGGTCCGATCATCGGCGCGGAAGCGTTGATCCGCTGGAACCATCCCACGCGCGGGCTGGTGCCGCCCGCGCAGTTCGTGCCGTTCGCGGAGAAGTCCGGCTTGATCGTGCCGATCGGCGAATGGGTGCTCGACGAGGCGTGCCGCCAGATGCGCGAATGGTATGACGCGGGACACGTCGACTGGACGATCGCCGTGAATCTCTCGCCGCTGCAATTCGCCCACACGGGTCTGATCGAGACGGTGCGCAACGCGCTGGCGCGCCATGCGCTCAAGCCCTCCAGCCTCACGCTCGAAATCACGGAGTCGACGGCCATGGCGAACGTCGAGGTCAGCCTCGCGATTCTCCGGCAACTGCAGGAAATGGGCGTCAATATCTCGATCGACGACTTCGGCACGGGCTATTCGAGCCTGCTCTATCTGAAGCGGCTCCCGGCCACCGAGCTGAAGATCGATCGCGGCTTCGTGCGCGATCTGTCGCAGGAAACCGAGGACGCCGCGATCGTTTCGGCGATCGTCGCGCTGGGGCAGAAGCTCAACCTCAAGATCGTGGCGGAGGGTGTGGAGACCACCGAGCAGCAGGCCATGCTGACCGAACTCGGCTGCGACACGCTGCAGGGCTTCCTGCTCGGCCGGCCGATGCCGCCCACGCAGTTCCTCGAGAGCGTGGAAGCTCGCGCTTCGGCGGATTGCGAATGAAGGCGGCGGCTTGAGCCTGCTTGAGCCTGCTTGAGCCTGCTTGCGCCGGGCACGCGCTAGCCGCCGCTACGCCAGTCGCAAGTCCCACAACACGTCCAGCACGTGTTGCGTGGAGCGCTCGACGTGCCCCGCGCGATGGGCGATGCCGAGCCGCCGCCACAACGCCGGGCGCAGCGGACGCATGACGATGCGGCTGTCGGGTTCGGGCGTCGTGGCCTCGTGGGGCAACAGCGCCGCGCCATAACCGGCGGCCACCAGACTCTTGATCGCGTCGTTGTAGTTGAGCTGAATGCGCGGCGCGGGATGATGGCCCGCAGTCGCGAACCACTCCGCGGTCAGCCGCGAGAGACGCGTGGTCGCGTCATTGAGAATGAGCGGCTGGGCGGCGAGCCATTCGGGCGTCACGCGCGCCGGACAGCGCCAATGCGCCGGCACGAACGCCATCACCGGGTCGCGGCGCCAGGGCTTGATGACGAGGCCCGCCACCGGCGGCTGCGGCAACGCGACCAGCCCCACGTCCAGCGTGCCGTCCACCAGCCGCGAGAGCGTTTCCTGCGAAGTCAGCACGGCAATCTGAATGTCGATGGCGGGATGATGCTCGCGCAACACTTCCAGCGCCTGCGGCAGCAGATGCGCGATCGCACCCGTGGAGGCGCCAAGCCGCGCACGCCCTTCGAGCCCTTCCACCTGGCGTTGAATGTCGTCGAGCGCCTGCTCCGCGTCGGCCAAGAGCCGGCGTGCACGCTCCACCAGCACCGCGCCCACCGGCGTGGGTCCCACGTGCCCGCGCTTGCGCAGCAACAGCGGCGCGCCGATGCGGGCTTCGAGTTCCGCAATATGCAGGCTGACGGTGGGCGGCGCGAGGTGCAGTGCGCGCGCCGCATCGGCAAAAGAAGCCTGGTCGGCCACGGCAACCAGCGTGCGCAAACGGTCCAGGCTGATCTCTCGCATGACGGTTTCCCGATTCAGAAAAGCTGAATGTTTTGGTTGTGAAATTCAACTTTCCCTATTCTAGCCGGGCGCGCAACATGGAGGCTCGTTAGCGGTTTCCTCTTTCATTCCCTCTTCAGTCAGCGGAGTCATCGCGCATGAGCTCTCCCGTAGTTTTCATCGACGGCGATCAAGGCACCACCGGGTTGCAGATCCACGACCGCCTGCGCAACCGCACCGACATCCAGCGGCTCACGCTTGCCGCGGCGGAGCGCAAAGACGCGCGCCGCCGCGCCGAAGCCATCAACGCCTGCGATATCGCCATCCTCTGTTTGCCGGATGCCGCCGCGCGCGAGGCCGTGGGCAGCATCGTCAATCCCGCGGTGCGGGTGATCGACGCGAGTTCCGCGCATCGCACCCAGCCGGGCTGGACCTATGGGTTCGCGGAAATGACGCCGGGGCAGGCCGAGCGCATTGCGAGCGCCAGCCGCGTGACCAATCCCGGCTGCTATCCGACCGGCGCGGTCGGGCTGCTGCGTCCGCTGATGGAAGCCGGGCTCGTACCGGGCGATTACCCGATCAGCGTTCATGCGGTGTCCGGCTACTCCGGACGCGGGCGTGCCGGCGTGGAGGCACACGAGGGAGCGGAGGCGGCGCAGGCGCCTGCGTACCAGGTCTACGGCCTCGAACTCGCGCACAAGCACACGCCGGAGATCCAGCAGCACGCCGGGCTGGCGCAGCGTCCGGCTTTCGTTCCCGCATATGGCGCGTTTCGCCAGGGGATCGTGCTGACGGTGCCGCTGGCGGTGCGCTTGCTGGCACCCGGCGTCAATGGCGCGACCCTGCACGACTGTCTCGCCCGCCACTACGCCGGGGCGACGCATGTCAGCGTGATGGCGCTGAGCGAGTCGCGCGACGTGAAGCAGCTGGACCCGCAGGCGCTGAACGGTACGAACGACATGCGGTTGAGCGTCTTCCACGATGCGGATCACGAACACGTGCTGCTTGCCGCGGTGCTCGACAATCTCGGCAAAGGCGCCTCCGGCGCCGCGGTTCAGAACCTGGACCTCATGCTCGCGCGGCAATAGCGGACCCGGGCTTGGACCCAGGCTCGAGCGATCGCGCGGCGTGCGCGCTCCGGCAATGGCGTCAACGCTTCACGGCTCGCAGCAAGCTGCCGTTCGGGTTGATCGCTTCGTCATCCTTCCGGGTCGGGTAGTACGCCTTCTTTTGTTCGAGTTCGTAGAACAGGGTGCCGTGAATCCCGTTGGCGGCCTTTTTCTTGACCGGCCGCTGCCAGATTGCTTTGAACGCGGCGTTGAGCAAGACGGCGTCGCCGCGTTCGTAGACTTCGTCGATGAACGCGATGTCGGTGTCGCCGGGGAAGATCAAGGCGAATTGCTCCTCCGTCGCGGCGAAGAGGTCATATACGCAATTGACGGCACCGTCGATGATCTGGATGTTCTTCATGATGGGCAAGGGAGCGTGGGTGTGAACGCCGATGAGATCGCGCACTTGCGGCGCCGGGAATCTCGAACAGTACACCCGATGTTCGACTCCGGCATTCAATGACACCGCAATAAACGGCACGCGACCCCGCGCCCGATCCGCGACCATGGGGTCTCGTTCCACTCGTCACGAAACCCCATCATGTTCACCTCCGCCAGCCCCGCACCGCACCTGCGTTCCGAGCCGTCCATCCTGTATCTCGGCACGCCCGTCGTGCTCCTCAGCACGTTGAACGAGGACGGCACGGCCAATCTCGCGCCGCTGTCCTCCGTCTTCTGGTTGGGATGGCGCGGCGTACTGGGTATCGGCGCTTCGCAGACGGCGCTCAACCTGGTGCGCACGCAGGAATGCGTGATCAATCTTCCGTCGCATCGCGAGGTGGCTTCGGTCGATGCCATCGCGCGCACGACCGCGCGTCATCCCGTGCCGGAATGGCGCCAGAGCATGGGCTACGAATACGAGCCGGACAAGTTCGCGCGCGCCGGCATGACGCCGGTTGCCTCGGAAACGGTGGGCGTGCCGCGCGCGCTCGAATGTCCCATCCAGCTCGAAGCCGTGCTCGCCGCCCGCCATGAGATGAACGAGGACACGCCGCAGGAGAAAGGTCGGATCTCGATCTTCGAAGTTCGCATCACGCGCGTACACGTGTTGCCGGAACTGCTGCTCGACGGCAACCCGAACCGGATCGATCCGGATCGCTGGTCGCCGCTCATCATGAGCTTCCAGAAGTTTTACGGACTCACGCTGCCGGCGCTCCATCCGTCCAGGCTGGCCGAGGTTCCCGAAGACATGTACCGGAGCCACGATGTCGATCGCGCGCGCGGCGAAGTTCGGCCGCGCAGCGAGCAAGCTGAAGCCGCGTAGCTCGCCTGTGCTGCGCAGCGCGTCGAGATCCTGCGCGCCTCGACGCGCCGCCCGCGCATTAGTGGCAGACTCGCGACGTCACCTTTGTCGGAGAACCGAAATGAGCATCGAAAACATCGTCGCGATCATCGTCGCCCAGCCCGACCACGCGGCCGCCGTCGCGCAAGCGCTCGAAGAGGCCGTGCACGCCGTGCGCAAGGAGTCGGGCTGCGAGCAATACGATTTGCATCGCGATCGCGTGAATCCGAATCGCTTCATCATGATCGAGCGCTGGCGCGACGAAGAGGCGGTGCGCGCGCACGGCACCGGCGAGGCGCTCCGCAAGCTCGGCGCCGCGCTGGGCTCGCGCGCGACGCTCGACGTGATCCGGCTCGACGCGGTGGTGTGAACGGCGCGCGGGGGATCGTCGGTCTGGCGTAGACCGGGGTCGCAATGGCAGCGCAAACGTGTGAACGCGCAAAGCGCCGCGCCCGAACGCGAGCCCGGCATCGCGACCGCGTTTCAGAACGCGCATTCGTCGGCGTTCACGAGCGTGACGAACGCGCCATCGAGCGTGCGATTGTGATGCGCGACGATCGCCGCCGCCGGTAGCACGGGCGTGTCCATCGAGGTATGCGCGTCGGCGGCGAGCAGCGTCTTGAAGCCGAGATCGGCGGCGGCGCGGCAGGTCGTATCGACGCAATATTCGGTCTTCATGCCCGCGATCACGAGTTCGTCCACCCGCGCCTGCGCAAGCCGTTCGGCGAGCGCCGTGCCCGCGAAGCAACTCGGGCGGCGTTTCTCGAACACGCCGTCGCGGCTCGCATCCACATGGAGTTCGGGAATGAGTTGCGTGAGCGCGCTGTCGGGCGCGAGCGGCGAACCCGGCGGCCCGACGTGACGCGCCGCGAAGATGGGCGCCCGCGCGGCGCGCGCACGGGCGATCAGGCGGTTGATGGCGGCGAGCACGCGCGCGCCGTCGTGCGGTTGGTCGGCGCCATGAAAGAGGCCGACCTGCATATCGACGATCAACAGCGCGCGGTGGTTGTGGCTGGACATGATGACGCTCCGGTGGTGGTGCCCGCAACGGCCGGCGCGTATGCCGCAAAAACAGCAAGGCCCCGTCCATTGCGGGCGGGGCCTTGTGATCGATACGGAAACTTATGCGCGCACCGAACTCACGACCCGCCAGCGGCGGTCGTGGTTGTTGTCGTGGCGGTGAAGTGGCGCGCGTTCATGCCGTCGATCATGAAGGAAGCGTTGCGCGGCGTCAATCAATGCCGCGCGGCCGCGCGCTCGCCCACGAAACACGGATTGCGCCAGTTGGGCGCGACGCCCATGAAGTCGTCG from Paraburkholderia acidisoli encodes the following:
- a CDS encoding putative quinol monooxygenase, whose translation is MSIENIVAIIVAQPDHAAAVAQALEEAVHAVRKESGCEQYDLHRDRVNPNRFIMIERWRDEEAVRAHGTGEALRKLGAALGSRATLDVIRLDAVV
- a CDS encoding isochorismatase family protein; the encoded protein is MSSHNHRALLIVDMQVGLFHGADQPHDGARVLAAINRLIARARAARAPIFAARHVGPPGSPLAPDSALTQLIPELHVDASRDGVFEKRRPSCFAGTALAERLAQARVDELVIAGMKTEYCVDTTCRAAADLGFKTLLAADAHTSMDTPVLPAAAIVAHHNRTLDGAFVTLVNADECAF
- a CDS encoding flavin reductase family protein, whose protein sequence is MFTSASPAPHLRSEPSILYLGTPVVLLSTLNEDGTANLAPLSSVFWLGWRGVLGIGASQTALNLVRTQECVINLPSHREVASVDAIARTTARHPVPEWRQSMGYEYEPDKFARAGMTPVASETVGVPRALECPIQLEAVLAARHEMNEDTPQEKGRISIFEVRITRVHVLPELLLDGNPNRIDPDRWSPLIMSFQKFYGLTLPALHPSRLAEVPEDMYRSHDVDRARGEVRPRSEQAEAA